Proteins from a genomic interval of Lycium ferocissimum isolate CSIRO_LF1 chromosome 2, AGI_CSIRO_Lferr_CH_V1, whole genome shotgun sequence:
- the LOC132047575 gene encoding uncharacterized protein LOC132047575 has translation MLKIDGWVSDCKNKMIKTKKSVPCSQSKIVHSRKLNLEKKQKGDSDGFITSKIKEELGEGTGKHVQQFKSSCMDRVVAKEMSVTLPAARNFFTTKHSDVVLQVSSKRPRAVRCILGIANAKFTAGWKEFVLENNLKVGDVCVFERVSRSKLLFNFIIFPSPEGEGNNVIILPKQKLLGSLIL, from the exons ATGCTTAAAATAGATGGATGGGTTTCTGATTGTAAAAACAAGATGATCAAAACTAAGAAGTCAGTTCCATGTTCTCAATCCAAAATAGTTCACAGCAGGAAACTGAATCTTGAAAAGAAGCAGAAAGGAGATTCCGATGGTTTCATCACTTCAAAAATTAAAG AAGAACTTGGTGAAGGCACAGGGAAGCATGTGCAACAATTTAAGTCTTCTTGTATGGACCGAGTGGTGGCCAAAGAAATG TCCGTAACGCTACCAGCAGCTAGGAATTTTTTTACCACTAAACATAGTGATGTCGTACTTCAAGTTTCAAGCAAGAGACCACGGGCTGTAAGATGCATTCTTGGAATAGCAAACGCAAAGTTCACTGCCGGTTGGAAGGAGTTTGTGCTGGAAAACAATCTAAAAGTAGGTGATGTTTGTGTCTTTGAACGGGTTAGTAGATCCAAACTTCTGTTCAATTTCATTATATTTCCTTCTCCTGAAG GTGAAGGAAACAATGTAATTATTCTCCCTAAGCAGAAACTTTTAGGATCTCTGATTTTGTAA